From Streptomyces chrestomyceticus JCM 4735, one genomic window encodes:
- a CDS encoding cobyric acid synthase: protein MNGPGQAPLGGGLLVAGTTSDAGKSVVTAGICRWLARKGVKVAPFKAQNMSLNSFVTREGAEIGRAQAMQAAAARVEPSALMNPVLLKPGSDRSSQVVLMGKPVGELSARGYHAGRQEQLLGTVTDCLQELRRTHDAVICEGAGSPAEINLRRTDIVNMGIARAARIPAVVVGDIDRGGVFASFFGTTALLSREDQALVAGYLVNKFRGDVTLLEPGLDMLKELTGRPTLGVLPFAHGLGIDEEDGLRVSLRGAVRESVVAPPHGADVLRVAVAAVPLMSNFTDVDALAAEPGVVVRFVDRPEELADADLVVLPGTRGTVRALQWLRERGIADAVRRRAAEGRPVLGICGGFQMLGERIEDEVESKAGTVDGLGLLPVRVRFAVEKALARPSGEALGEPVEGYEIHHGVAEIDGGEPFLAGCRSGTVWGTHWHGSLESDGFRRAFLRRVAADAGRAFDPAPDTSFAALREEQLDKLGDLIEEHADTAALLRLIEDGVPAGLPFVPPGAPPIPPPRTPAAPAAASPAPAPRTTLEGGTP from the coding sequence GTGAACGGACCGGGTCAAGCACCGCTCGGCGGCGGGCTGCTGGTGGCGGGCACCACGTCCGACGCGGGCAAGAGTGTGGTGACGGCGGGCATCTGCCGCTGGCTGGCCCGCAAGGGCGTCAAGGTGGCGCCCTTCAAGGCGCAGAACATGTCGCTGAACTCGTTCGTGACGCGCGAGGGCGCGGAGATCGGGCGGGCGCAGGCCATGCAGGCCGCGGCGGCGCGCGTCGAGCCGAGCGCCCTGATGAATCCAGTGCTGCTGAAGCCGGGCAGTGACCGCAGCAGCCAGGTCGTGCTCATGGGCAAGCCGGTGGGCGAGCTGAGCGCGCGCGGCTACCACGCGGGCCGTCAGGAGCAGTTGCTCGGTACGGTCACGGACTGCCTCCAGGAGCTGCGGCGTACGCACGACGCGGTGATCTGCGAGGGCGCGGGCAGCCCGGCGGAGATCAACCTGCGGCGCACCGACATCGTGAACATGGGGATCGCGCGCGCCGCCCGTATCCCGGCCGTGGTGGTCGGCGACATCGACCGGGGCGGGGTGTTCGCCTCCTTCTTCGGCACCACCGCGCTGCTGTCCCGGGAGGACCAGGCACTGGTCGCGGGCTATCTCGTCAACAAGTTCCGGGGCGATGTGACGCTGCTGGAGCCCGGTCTGGACATGCTGAAGGAGCTGACCGGACGGCCCACCCTCGGGGTGCTGCCGTTCGCGCACGGCCTCGGCATCGACGAGGAGGACGGCCTCCGGGTGTCGCTGCGCGGCGCGGTCCGCGAGAGCGTCGTCGCGCCGCCGCACGGCGCCGACGTGCTGCGGGTCGCGGTGGCCGCCGTACCGCTGATGTCGAACTTCACGGACGTGGACGCGCTCGCCGCCGAACCGGGCGTCGTGGTGCGCTTCGTGGACCGCCCCGAGGAACTGGCCGACGCCGACCTCGTCGTCCTGCCCGGCACCCGAGGCACCGTCCGCGCGCTCCAGTGGCTGCGCGAGCGCGGCATCGCGGACGCGGTGCGGCGGCGGGCCGCGGAAGGACGCCCGGTGCTGGGCATCTGCGGCGGCTTCCAGATGCTGGGCGAGCGGATCGAGGACGAGGTCGAGTCGAAGGCCGGGACGGTGGACGGGCTGGGCCTGCTGCCCGTACGCGTCCGGTTCGCGGTGGAGAAGGCTTTGGCCCGGCCGTCCGGCGAGGCGCTGGGCGAGCCGGTCGAGGGGTACGAGATCCACCATGGCGTGGCGGAGATCGACGGCGGGGAGCCCTTCCTGGCGGGATGCCGTTCCGGGACCGTCTGGGGCACCCACTGGCACGGCTCACTGGAGAGCGACGGCTTCCGGCGGGCGTTCCTGCGGCGGGTGGCCGCCGACGCGGGCCGCGCGTTCGACCCGGCGCCGGACACCAGCTTCGCCGCACTGCGCGAGGAGCAGCTCGACAAGCTGGGCGACCTGATCGAGGAGCACGCGGACACGGCGGCGCTGCTGCGGCTCATCGAGGACGGCGTACCGGCGGGGCTGCCGTTCGTACCACCGGGGGCGCCGCCGATACCGCCGCCCCGCACCCCGGCCGCCCCCGCCGCGGCCTCCCCCGCACCCGCACCTCGCACGACCCTCGAAGGGGGTACTCCTTAA
- a CDS encoding cobalamin biosynthesis protein, with amino-acid sequence MRAEHAGYACGAALGFLGDLVVGDPRRGHPVAAFGRAAAAVERRLWRDHRGTGALHTALLAGGTAAGAALLDRAVRRSPAAFPASVALTAAATWAVLGGTSLGREARAVGGALAAGDLDVARERLPHLCGRDPQALDGQQMARAVVESVAENTSDAVVGALVWGAAAGVPGLLAFRAVNTLDAMVGHKSPRHRRFGWASARLDDVAGYPGSRLTAALAVLAGPDRRGALRAWRQDGPSHPSPNAGPVEAAFAGALGVRLGGTLAYGGRVEHRPVLNGDAGRPVAVPDIERAVTLSRRVSALALAVTVGGRLAAGAVRRSRTAGTVGRSITAGAVRRPRTTGRAK; translated from the coding sequence ATGCGTGCCGAACACGCCGGCTACGCGTGCGGCGCGGCCCTCGGCTTCCTCGGCGACCTGGTCGTGGGCGATCCCCGGCGCGGTCACCCCGTGGCCGCCTTCGGGCGGGCCGCGGCCGCCGTGGAACGCCGTCTGTGGCGCGACCACCGAGGGACCGGCGCCCTGCACACCGCGCTGCTCGCGGGCGGTACCGCCGCCGGTGCCGCGCTGCTCGACCGCGCCGTACGCCGCTCCCCCGCCGCCTTCCCCGCCTCCGTCGCGCTGACCGCCGCCGCCACCTGGGCCGTCCTGGGCGGCACTTCGCTGGGCCGCGAGGCGCGGGCCGTCGGCGGCGCGCTCGCGGCGGGCGACCTGGACGTGGCGCGCGAGCGGCTGCCGCACCTGTGCGGGCGCGACCCGCAGGCCCTGGACGGGCAGCAGATGGCGCGCGCGGTGGTCGAGTCCGTCGCCGAGAACACCTCGGACGCGGTGGTCGGCGCCCTGGTCTGGGGCGCGGCCGCCGGTGTGCCGGGGCTGCTGGCCTTCCGGGCCGTGAACACGCTGGACGCGATGGTGGGGCACAAGTCGCCGCGCCACCGCCGGTTCGGGTGGGCCTCGGCCCGCCTCGACGACGTGGCCGGTTACCCCGGCTCCCGGCTGACCGCCGCGCTGGCGGTGCTGGCGGGCCCGGACCGGCGGGGCGCGCTGCGCGCCTGGCGGCAGGACGGCCCGTCCCACCCGAGCCCCAACGCGGGCCCGGTGGAGGCGGCGTTCGCCGGGGCGCTGGGGGTGCGGCTGGGCGGCACCCTGGCGTACGGCGGCCGGGTCGAGCACCGGCCGGTGCTCAACGGCGACGCGGGCCGGCCGGTCGCGGTGCCGGACATCGAGCGGGCCGTGACCCTGTCGCGCCGGGTGAGCGCGCTGGCGCTGGCGGTCACGGTCGGGGGGCGGCTGGCGGCCGGGGCGGTACGGCGATCCCGTACGGCAGGAACGGTAGGCCGATCCATCACGGCCGGAGCGGTACGCCGCCCCCGTACCACCGGGAGGGCCAAGTGA
- a CDS encoding inorganic phosphate transporter has protein sequence MEHITLLIGIVIVTALVFDFTNGFHDTANAMATTISTGALQPKIAVAMSAVLNLVGAFLSVEVAKTISGGIIDETAGIRPEVIFAGLVGAIVWNLVTWLAGLPSSSSHALFGGLIGATLVAVGPSGVHGGAVVMKVLIPAVAAPIVAGLAATAATRLTYRLARNRAEEDTAKGYRAGQIASAALVSLAHGTNDAQKTMGVITLALITGGVVAPHADPPLWVIASAGLAIALGTYLGGWRIIRTMGKGITDIQPPQGFAAQTGAAATILASSHLGFALSTTQVCSGSVMGSGLGRKGGVVHWSTAGRMAAAWGLTLPAAGLVAAGAALLADQGDWGIATVAVLALAVCGAIWAASRRKPVDHTNVNEGPAAEPAGVVTAALQAVSPPPAGPVAIPAPTVAETRITDPVGTAPVIAVPVAARPHEKSARRRAKAGSAAG, from the coding sequence ATGGAACACATCACGCTTCTCATCGGGATCGTGATCGTCACGGCCTTGGTGTTCGACTTTACGAACGGCTTCCACGACACGGCCAACGCCATGGCCACCACCATTTCCACCGGGGCACTCCAGCCCAAGATCGCGGTGGCGATGTCGGCGGTCCTCAACCTGGTCGGCGCGTTCCTGTCGGTGGAGGTCGCCAAGACCATCTCCGGCGGGATCATCGACGAGACGGCCGGCATCAGACCAGAAGTGATCTTCGCCGGGCTGGTCGGCGCCATCGTCTGGAACCTGGTCACCTGGCTGGCCGGGCTCCCCTCCAGCTCCTCGCACGCCCTCTTCGGCGGTCTGATCGGCGCCACCCTGGTGGCCGTCGGCCCGAGCGGCGTGCACGGCGGCGCCGTGGTCATGAAGGTCCTCATCCCGGCCGTCGCCGCGCCGATCGTGGCCGGTCTGGCCGCGACCGCCGCGACCCGGCTGACCTACCGGCTGGCCCGCAACCGCGCCGAGGAGGACACCGCCAAGGGCTACCGCGCCGGGCAGATCGCCTCGGCCGCGCTGGTCTCCCTCGCGCACGGCACCAACGACGCCCAGAAGACGATGGGTGTGATCACCCTCGCACTGATCACCGGCGGCGTCGTCGCCCCGCACGCCGACCCGCCGCTGTGGGTCATCGCCTCGGCCGGCCTGGCCATCGCGCTCGGCACGTACCTGGGCGGCTGGCGGATCATCCGCACGATGGGCAAGGGCATCACCGACATCCAGCCGCCGCAGGGCTTCGCCGCCCAGACCGGCGCCGCGGCCACCATCCTGGCCTCCTCCCACCTCGGCTTCGCGCTCTCCACCACCCAGGTCTGCTCCGGTTCGGTGATGGGCTCCGGCCTGGGCCGCAAGGGCGGCGTGGTGCACTGGTCCACGGCGGGCCGGATGGCCGCCGCCTGGGGTCTGACGCTGCCGGCCGCCGGGCTGGTCGCGGCGGGCGCCGCTCTCCTGGCGGACCAGGGCGACTGGGGCATCGCGACCGTCGCCGTGCTGGCGCTCGCCGTCTGCGGCGCGATCTGGGCGGCCTCCCGGCGCAAGCCGGTGGACCACACCAACGTCAACGAGGGCCCGGCCGCCGAGCCCGCCGGTGTCGTCACCGCCGCCCTGCAGGCCGTCTCGCCGCCGCCCGCGGGCCCGGTCGCCATCCCGGCCCCCACGGTCGCCGAGACCCGGATCACGGACCCGGTCGGCACCGCCCCGGTGATCGCCGTCCCGGTGGCCGCCCGCCCGCACGAGAAGAGCGCCCGGCGCCGCGCCAAGGCCGGCTCGGCCGCCGGCTGA
- a CDS encoding lysozyme, producing MARDRDRLSGTQQPSHHPPDAQHPPRRARSRRRRLAAGALALGTLSGVLSTALPTAPAAEAAGKPAGHDISSHQGNVDWKSVRAKGGRFVYVKATESTWYRSPHFPRQYRGARKAGLLRGAYHFGVPNASSGRAQARYFLRHGGRWKADGWTLPPALDLEHNPYDREHACYGMTGTALVRWVRQFSNEMLRQTGRRPVIYTTARWWNGCTGGSRTFAATHPLWLARWHSTPGKLPAGWVYPSIWQHAGSGALPGDQNKWNGTVTGLRRFARG from the coding sequence ATGGCCCGTGACCGCGACCGCCTGTCCGGTACGCAGCAGCCGTCCCACCACCCGCCCGACGCCCAGCACCCGCCCCGCCGCGCGCGCAGCCGACGGCGCCGGCTCGCCGCCGGGGCCCTGGCGCTCGGCACGCTCTCCGGCGTCCTGTCCACCGCCCTGCCCACGGCCCCCGCCGCCGAGGCCGCCGGCAAGCCCGCCGGGCACGACATCTCCTCGCACCAGGGGAACGTCGACTGGAAGTCCGTACGGGCGAAGGGCGGCCGCTTCGTGTACGTGAAGGCCACCGAGTCGACCTGGTACCGCAGCCCGCACTTCCCGCGGCAGTACCGCGGCGCGCGCAAGGCGGGCCTGCTGCGCGGCGCGTACCACTTCGGCGTCCCGAACGCGTCCTCCGGGCGCGCGCAGGCCCGGTACTTCCTGCGGCACGGCGGCCGCTGGAAGGCGGACGGCTGGACGCTGCCCCCGGCGCTCGACCTGGAGCACAACCCGTACGACCGGGAGCACGCCTGCTACGGGATGACCGGCACGGCGCTGGTCCGGTGGGTCCGCCAATTCAGCAACGAGATGCTGCGGCAGACCGGGCGGCGGCCGGTGATCTACACGACGGCCCGGTGGTGGAACGGCTGCACCGGCGGCAGCCGGACGTTCGCCGCCACCCACCCCCTGTGGCTGGCCCGCTGGCACAGCACCCCGGGCAAGCTGCCCGCCGGCTGGGTGTACCCGAGCATCTGGCAGCACGCCGGGTCCGGCGCGCTGCCCGGCGACCAGAACAAGTGGAACGGTACGGTCACCGGGCTGCGGCGCTTCGCGCGCGGCTGA